One genomic window of Clostridioides sp. ES-S-0054-01 includes the following:
- a CDS encoding co-chaperone GroES: MKIRPLADRVVIKKVEAEEKTASGIVLPGAAKEQPQIAEVVEVGPGGIVEGKEIKMELTVGDKVIFQKYSGTEVKIEGQEYTILRQSDVLAVIE, encoded by the coding sequence ATGAAAATAAGACCATTAGCTGACAGAGTAGTAATTAAAAAAGTAGAAGCAGAAGAAAAAACTGCAAGTGGAATAGTTTTACCAGGGGCAGCTAAAGAGCAACCTCAAATAGCTGAAGTTGTAGAAGTTGGACCAGGTGGAATAGTTGAAGGAAAAGAAATAAAAATGGAATTGACAGTAGGAGATAAGGTTATATTCCAAAAATATTCTGGAACAGAAGTTAAGATAGAAGGACAAGAATACACAATACTAAGACAAAGTGATGTATTAGCTGTTATTGAATAA